In a genomic window of Pangasianodon hypophthalmus isolate fPanHyp1 chromosome 1, fPanHyp1.pri, whole genome shotgun sequence:
- the LOC113542333 gene encoding cytochrome c oxidase subunit 6B1: protein MAEVIEDKIKSYRTAPFDARFPNTNQTRNCFQNYLDFHRCNKALSAKGQDITPCEWYQRVYKSLCPISWVEKWDGQVQDGSFPGKI, encoded by the exons ATGGCTGAGGTAATTGAAGACAAGATTAAGAGTTACAGAACTGCTCCGTTTGATGCCCGATTTCCCAACACTAACCAGACACGAAACTGCTTCCAGAACTACCTTG ATTTTCACAGGTGTAATAAGGCACTGTCAGCAAAAGGACAGGACATTACTCCCTGCGAATGGTATCAGAGGGTCTACAAGAGCCTGTGCCCTATCAGCTGG GTTGAGAAGTGGGATGGACAGGTTCAGGATGGAAGCTTCCCTGGAAAGATCTGA
- the rasip1 gene encoding ras-interacting protein 1, translating into MEESGSPRFRKLHFPVGLWINSPRKHFAKLGARWPSAASVKSTTSSDAASVHETPPPAPPTAHSFSSPSISPPSPSPNPAFLRPRPANQQSRAKRLSHLFLRGRSNSDRDRAVGEREREVWAHSATPSLHHYLPPASSSAPGLVKIYGDALSSGANYRSLLANIHSTARQLIQQVITRYTERERESESDDVALQKHSPEDFLLCDVIGKPIQQADGVVQWQTECRRGVAPWECPLLLVDMWRPKEGFERRFEIQRRDEYEREEREKEKERERDGESYQVRWRRSRMASGGGPDEERGHRGRNTELRRSISDMNLTLRRRQGNQANNDARRSGNATNSGGAQDRKNIVSMMATEPGQVTGSRVVSEADRNSRAAEDEKDACDLEVMSQSLILPPTDRPYFLLLQGYDQSKDFVLYIMTGHTHVFGRKPTFREREKDRERERKGKRPLRVDTFLSAPDLLVRHLLVRRDSAVPEQPRGQALLRPFRGGAVSHNGVVLYREAVLKPGDLIGLGSHFVFLYRDPRVTPTPPLALALPLQADGMISFGSGNMMDRQEALRKYLGSTEAVLKFQANHADILLQEIMSKNSTPDSGGGPLAPAYLLSLMIDHASKHLDPALTPQLLLKAANQIKAIVWENIKEFGDKHPTQTSPESEADLPPPSVEKLSSDLRPLMFWMSNATELLNFFQVKVEAMEKEWEFEAPGDPVLSADMDTCSDALAQLDDVIMHTFQQCVYHLTKTLYSLLPTLLDTNPFSSEDKEKEKAGDSHRVEGEGAEESDVSNLPPTVAGLVEVYRCSLQLTREACLSPPLTSQTFGYLFFFTNTSLLNTLLERDSLFSWSRAVQIRTNLDLVLDWLQGAGLGDIASEFLKKLSNTVNFLCIPKTRLIQSSWASLQEDHALLSPAQLHHLLTHYKLGPARAPPSCWAPPPGTELGGDIFESFLDHPPLILPNETPSLDLTQPIPNPELQKEVTRLRTFLWGLDQDEPPANQRTRL; encoded by the exons ATGGAGGAGTCTGGTAGCCCTCGCTTCAGGAAGCTTCATTTCCCTGTGGGCCTGTGGATAAATTCTCCACGGAAACATTTTGCCAAGCTGGGAGCACGTTGGCCAAGTGCAGCATCAGTCAA ATCTACTACTAGCTCAGATGCGGCCTCAGTGCATGAGACTCCGCCCCCAGCACCTCCCACTGCCCACTCTTTCTCTAGCCCCTCAATTTCGCCACCCTCCCCTTCACCTAACCCTGCCTTCCTTCGTCCTCGGCCAGCCAATCAGCAGTCTCGTGCCAAGCGTCTGTCCCACCTCTTCTTAAGAGGGCGGTCCAACAGTGATCGTGACCGTGCCGTTGGAGAACGTGAGAGGGAAGTGTGGGCTCATTCAGCCACTCCATCACTGCATCACTACCTGCCCCCTGCATCATCTTCTGCCCCAGGACTAGTGAAGATTTATGGTGATGCTCTCTCAAGCGGAGCTAACTACCGTAGCCTGCTGGCAAACATCCACTCTACAGCACGACAGCTCATCCAGCAGGTCATCACCCGatacactgagagagagagggagagcgagagtgaTGACGTAG CTCTCCAGAAGCATTCTCCAGAGGACTTCCTGTTGTGTGATGTCATTGGAAAGCCCATTCAGCAGGCAGATGGTGTTGTACAATGGCAGACCGAATGCCGGAGAGGTGTAGCACCCTGGGAATGTCCCCTGCTGCTAGTGGACATGTGGAGGCCCAAGGAGGGCTTTGAACGTCGATTTGAGATCCAGCGGCGTGATGAGTatgagagggaggagagagaaaaagagaaggaaagggagagagatggtgagagcTACCAAG TGCGCTGGAGACGGAGCCGCATGGCCTCAGGAGGTGGTCCTGATGAGGAGCGAGGTCATCGGGGGCGCAATACTGAACTCAGAAGGAGCATCAGTGATATGAACCTGACTCTGCGACGTCGCCAGGGCAACCAGGCCAACAACGACGCCAGACGTAGTGGCAACGCAACAAACAGCGGTGGAGCACAGGACAGGAAGAACATTGTGAGCATGATGGCAACAGAGCCAGGACAG GTCACTGGATCGCGGGTTGTGAGTGAGGCAGACAGAAACTCACGAGCAGCTGAAGATGAGAAAGATGCCTGTGACCTGGAAGTGATGTCCCAGAGCCTGATCCTCCCCCCTACAGACCGTCCTTACTTCCTGTTGCTACAGGGCTATGACCAAAGCAAG GACTTTGTTTTGTACATCATGACGGGCCACACGCACGTTTTCGGGCGGAAGCCGACATTCCGCGAGAGGGAGAAGGACAGAGAGCGGGAGCGGAAAGGGAAGAGGCCTCTTAGAGTGGACACTTTCCTCTCGGCTCCTGACCTGCTCGTCCGTCACCTTCTTGTCAGGAGGGACTCAGCTGTCCCTGAGCAACCTCGTGGTCAAG CTTTGTTGCGCCCATTCAGAGGAGGAGCTGTCAGTCATAATGGAGTTGTGCTGTACAGAGAGGCGGTCCTTAAACCTGGAGATCTCATAGGACTCGGCAGCCACTTCGTCTTCCTGTACCGTGACCCCAGAGTGACCCCCACCCCGCCCCTAGCACTGGCTCTACCCTTGCAGGCCGATGGGATGATTTCCTTTGGCTCTGGAAACATGATGGACAGACAGGAAGCTCTCAGGAAATATCTGGGATCCACTGAGGCAGTGCTGAAATTTCAGGCAAATCATGCAGACATCCTCTTACAG gaAATTATGTCAAAGAATTCGACTCCAGATTCAGGTGGTGGACCCTTAGCGCCAGCTTATCTGCTGTCACTCATGATTGACCATGCATCCAAACATCTGGACCCTGCACTAACACCCCAGCTGCTGTTAAAGGCAGCCAATCAGATAAAGGCGATTGTGTGG GAGAACATTAAAGAGTTTGGAGACAAACATCCGACACAAAC ctcTCCAGAGTCCGAGGCTGACCTTCCTCCTCCTAGCGTGGAGAAACTCTCCTCTGACCTCCGACCTCTCATGTTCTGGATGTCCAATGCCACTGAGCTCCTCAACTTCTTCCAGGTCAAAGTAGAGGCCATGGAGAAGGAATGGGAGTTCGAGG CCCCTGGTGACCCCGTTCTGTCAGCTGACATGGACACTTGCTCGGATGCCCTGGCGCAGCTGGATGATGTCATCATGCACActttccagcagtgtgtgtatcacCTGACGAAG ACCTTATACTCCCTCCTTCCCACTCTATTGGACACCAACCCGTTCTCCAGCGAAgacaaagagaaggagaaggctGGAGATAGTCACAGAGTTGAAGGAGAAGGGGCTGAGGAAAGTGATGTATCTAATCTACCCCCCACTGTGGCAGGGCTGGTGGAAGTGTATCGCTGTTCCTTGCAGTTGACGCGCGAGGCCTGCCTCTCTCCACCTCTCACTTCCCAGACCTTCGGCTACCTGTTCTTCTTCACCAACACCTCACTCCTTAACACCCTGCTTGAGAGAG acagtttgttttccTGGTCACGTGCAGTGCAGATTCGCACTAATCTAGACCTGGTTCTAGACTGGCTACAGGGGGCGGGACTAGGAGATATTGCCTCGGAATTCCTCAAAAAGCTGTCAAACACTGTCAACTTCCTGTGCATTCCTAAGACCCGCCTTATCCAG TCATCTTGGGCCAGCCTACAGGAGGACCATGCCTTGTTAAGCCCTGCGCAGCTTCACCACCTTCTGACTCATTATAAGCTAGGACCAGCCAGAGCTCCGCCTTCCTGTTGGGCTCCGCCCCCAGGCACTGAACTCGGAGGCG ATATTTTTGAGAGCTTCCTAGACCATCCACCTCTTATCCTACCCAATGAAACCCCGAGTCTGGACCTTACTCAGCCAATCCCTAACCCTGAGCTCCAAAAGGAAGTGACACGTCTGCGGACTTTCCTGTGGGGTCTGGATCAGGACGAACCTCCTGCCAATCAGAGAACTAGGTTGTAG